In Dasypus novemcinctus isolate mDasNov1 chromosome 10, mDasNov1.1.hap2, whole genome shotgun sequence, one DNA window encodes the following:
- the LOC101442686 gene encoding olfactory receptor 4P4-like: MESHSNVSEFILLGLSYDEDIQIFCFVLFLFCYVSILVGNLLILVSIPCSALFHQPMYYFLSHLSFMDIFYTSSVTPKLISDLLLGTKTISYSSCMFQVFAMHFFGSIEIFILAAMAFDRYVAICKPLHYMIIMSRTRCNLLVLAAWVGGAAHSFPQLSMTVQLPFCGPNVIDHYFCDIFPLLKIACTDTYITGVLVVANSGIATSVTFVVLFVSYVIIIFNLRNHSAEGIRKALSTCGSHITVVVLFFGPSIFIYLRPPTTYPEDKIFALFYTIIAPMFNPLIYTFRNTEMKNAMRKVWFQNDSALQVVDLSLAAKSGRGRLCDGLEDRSSEDKSHQGTIDGGGGSVGSGGDKDGARGGARPAKELRWAFPWWGGPTPEEAAGDRTAGGSNY, translated from the exons ATGGAAAGCCACAGTAACGTCTCAGAATTCATTCTTTTGGGACTTTCTTATGATGAGGACATACAAATATTTTGCTTCGTGCTCTTTTTATTCTGTTATGTTTCCATCTTGGTAGGAAACCTCCTGATCCTTGTCTCCATTCCATGCAGTGCCCTCTTTCACCAACCCATGTACTATTTTCTGAGCCATTTATCCTTTATGGACATCTTCTATACCTCTAGTGTTACACCCAAACTGATCAGTGACTTGTTATTAGGGACAAAAACCATCTCCTACAGCAGTTGCATGTTTCAGGTCTTTGCCATGCACTTCTTTGGAAGTATTGAGATCTTTATTCTTGCTGCCATGGCCTTTGATCGCTATGTTGCCATCTGCAAACCCCTACACTACATGATTATCATGAGCAGGACAAGATGCAATCTTCTAGTTTTGGCTGCTTGGGTGGGAGGGGCTGCCCATTCATTTCCTCAATTGTCTATGACAGTGCAGTTGCCCTTTTGTGGTCCAAATGTAATTGATCACTATTTCTGTGATATATTCCCACTGCTAAAAATTGCCTGTACTGATACATACATCACAGGTGTCCTTGTGGTTGCCAATTCAGGTATTGCCACCTCGGTAACCTTTGTTGTCTTATTTGTTTCTTATGTCATTATAATATTCAATTTAAGAAATCATTCAGCTGAGGGAATTCGCAAAGCCCTGTCTACCTGTGGGTCTCATATCACAGTGGTTGTCTTGTTTTTTGGGCCTTCAATCTTTATTTACCTTAGACCACCTACCACGTACCCtgaggataaaatatttgcactatTTTACACCATCATTGCACCTATGTTCAATCCCCTAATCTATACTTTCAGAAATACAGAGATGAAAAATGCCATGAGAAAGGTGTGGT tccagaatgACAGCGCactacaggtagttgatctctccttggcagcgaagagcggcagaggccgactgtgtgatggtctggaggatcgcagcagTGAGGACAAGTCGCATCAGGGCACCATCGAcggtggtggtggcagcgtcgggagtggtggagac aaggatggagccagaggaggggcccgtcctgccaaagaactccggtgggcgttcccttggtggggaggaccaacACCTGAAGAGGCTGCTGGGGATCGAACTGCTGGAGGGAGCAattattaa